A genomic region of Caenorhabditis elegans chromosome V contains the following coding sequences:
- the C06H5.11 gene encoding Holin (Predicted) produces MLEPLKTEQVQVDAVLQVVTGLLATVLQLVTSLTSSVGSVPGT; encoded by the exons ATGTTGGAGCCGTTGAAA ACTGAGCAAGTGCAAGTGGATGCTGTGTTGCAAGTGGTGACTGGGCTTTTGGCAACTGTTCTTCAACTTGTGACATCATTGACTTCCTCAGTTGGATCAGTTCCTGGAACCTGA
- the C06H5.12 gene encoding FIP (Fungus-Induced Protein) Related (Partially confirmed by transcript evidence) produces MDTSFNTNFIFYLLVLIACAANFGFCQNIQGAASNIIGHAAGAHGGATGAARGAVKSVGNRWDPDD; encoded by the coding sequence ATGGACACATCATTCAACACGAATTTCATCTTCTACCTTCTTGTACTTATCGCCTGTGCTGCAAACTTTGGCTTCTGCCAGAACATCCAGGGTGCGGCCTCTAATATTATTGGACACGCAGCAGGAGCTCATGGAGGCGCCACTGGAGCTGCTCGAGGTGCTGTGAAAAGTGTTGGAAATCGTTGGGATCCAGATGATTAG
- the fbxa-156 gene encoding F-box domain-containing protein (Confirmed by transcript evidence), whose translation MDQIDRKVKCIVTDSRALRICILFQLLQEIPVLDAYEAMCKAFGEQFMEYLHFEYWYMGLSNGSLNLDSYDRFYSSERKEWKSVTNYLQTMILDKLNPIDRFTAGAVCCSFKSIIDYQRSNLKKFHIFQEENNVSLYMNDNLVTYELDDDDCLVTYEERELLVKNKRPLEVAMNDASRLLKCRGLNLDYFYVNGVKDEGLILFDALKNVLQSVGVLTTKSVLINWLPSVQIAEILEHFNTEILEDLTIKSSESDENSIKRLVRLEQWKQAKTLTLSPVPHYSLIVKHLAHFQSLNFDFSEEAFSENDITRLRDEVVLESTKFEYFTCERVQFDATHLLRVFDSHSALNSLSGSIVYKSRNVTFDIAYQPDGFSIKKRID comes from the exons ATGGacca aatcgATCGTAAAGTTAAATGCATCGTCACGGACTCACGAGCACTGCGAATCTGTATCCTATTCCAACTTCTTCAAGAAATTCCAGTTCTCGATGCATACGAAGCAATGTGCAAGGCATTTGGTGAGCAGTTCATGGAATACCTCCATTTTGAATATTGGTATATGGGACTTTCAAATGGAAGTCTGAACTTGGACTCATATGATAG ATTTTATTCATCAGAGAGGAAAGAATGGAAATCTGTTACGAACTACCTTCAAACAATGATTCTGGATAAACTGAACCCAATTGATCG GTTTACTGCAGGTGCGGTTTGTTGTAGTTTTAAATCTATAATCGATTATCAACGTTCTAACTTGaagaaatttcatatttttcaagaagaaaatAACGTTTCTTTGTATATGAACGATAACCTTGTGACCTATGAATTGGACGATGATGACTGCCTTGTGACTTATGAAGAACGGGAGCTTCTTGTTAAGAACAAACGGCCATTGGAGGTTGCTATGAATGATGCATCAAGACTTTTGAAGTGCAGAGGATTAAATCTGGATTATTTCTACGTTAATGGAGTTAAGGACGAAGGGCTCATTTTATTTGATGCTCTTAAAAATGTACTTCAATCAGTTGGAGTCTTGACGACAAAATCAGTATTGATCAATTGGCTTCCTTCTGttcaaattgctgaaattctaGAACACTTCaatactgaaattttagagGACTTGACAATTAAAAGTAGCGAATCCgatgaaaattccataaaacGTCTGGTGCGCCTTGAACAATGGAAACAAGCAAAGACTCTGACATTGTCTCCTGTTCCACATTATTCACTTATCGTCAAGCATCTTGCTCACTTCCAATCACTGAACTTTGACTTTTCTGAGGAAGCTTTCTCAGAAAATGATATCACCAGGCTTCGAGAT GAGGTTGTTCTGGAATCAAccaagtttgaatattttacttGCGAAAGAGTGCAATTTGATGCAACACATCTCCTTAGAGTTTTTGATTCACACTCCGCTCTAAATAGTTTGTCTGGATCAATTGTTTATAAATCTAGAAATGTAACATTCGACATTGCTTATCAACCGGATGGTTTCAGTATCAAGAAGAGAATCGACTAG
- the C06H5.13 gene encoding FIP (Fungus-Induced Protein) Related (Confirmed by transcript evidence): MDTSFNTNFIFYLLVLIACVANFGFCQNTQNAASNIIGHATGAHGGATGAARGAVKSVGNRWDPDD; encoded by the coding sequence ATGGACACATCATTCAACACGAATTTCATCTTCTACCTTCTTGTACTTATCGCCTGTGTTGCAAACTTCGGGTTCTGCCAGAACACTCAGAATGCGGCCTCTAATATTATCGGACACGCAACAGGAGCTCATGGAGGCGCCACTGGCGCTGCTCGAGGTGCTGTGAAAAGTGTTGGAAATCGTTGGGATCCAGATGATTAG
- the fbxa-157 gene encoding F-box domain-containing protein (Confirmed by transcript evidence) yields MDQIDRKVKCIVTDSRALRICILFQLLQEIPVLDAYEAMCKAFGEQFMEYLHFEYWYMGLSNGSLNLDSYDRFYSSERKEWKSVTNYLQTMILDKLNPIDRFTAGAVCCSFKSIIDYQRSNLKKFHIFQEENNVSLYMNDNLVTYELDDDDCLVTYEERELLVKNKRPLEVAMNDASRLLKCRGLNLDYFYVNGVKDEGLILFDALKNVLQSVGVLTTKSVLINWLPSVQIAEILEHFNTEILEDLTIKSSESDENSIKRLVRLEQWKQAKTLTLSPVPHYSLIVKHLAHFQSLNFDFSEEAFPRGDMIKLRDEILLKSTKFEYFTCERVKFDATLLVRVFKPRSPPSGSTGSIVYKSRNETFDIAFHPDGFSIKKRIASQH; encoded by the exons ATGGATCa aatcgATCGTAAAGTTAAATGCATCGTCACGGACTCACGAGCACTGCGAATCTGTATCCTATTCCAACTTCTTCAAGAAATTCCAGTTCTCGATGCATACGAAGCAATGTGCAAGGCATTTGGTGAGCAGTTCATGGAATACCTCCATTTTGAATATTGGTATATGGGACTTTCAAATGGAAGTCTGAACTTGGACTCATATGATAG ATTTTATTCATCAGAGAGGAAAGAATGGAAATCTGTTACGAACTACCTTCAAACAATGATTCTGGATAAACTGAACCCAATTGATCG GTTTACTGCAGGTGCGGTTTGTTGTAGTTTTAAATCTATAATCGATTATCAACGTTCTAACTTGaagaaatttcatatttttcaagaagaaaatAACGTTTCTTTGTATATGAACGATAACCTTGTGACCTATGAATTGGACGATGATGACTGCCTTGTGACTTATGAAGAACGGGAGCTTCTTGTTAAGAACAAACGGCCATTGGAGGTTGCTATGAATGATGCATCAAGACTTTTGAAGTGCAGAGGATTAAATCTGGATTATTTCTACGTTAATGGAGTTAAGGACGAAGGGCTCATTTTATTTGATGCTCTTAAAAATGTACTTCAATCAGTTGGAGTCTTGACGACAAAATCAGTATTGATCAATTGGCTTCCTTCTGttcaaattgctgaaattctaGAACACTTCaatactgaaattttagagGACTTGACAATTAAAAGTAGCGAATCCgatgaaaattccataaaacGTCTGGTGCGCCTTGAACAATGGAAACAAGCAAAGACTCTGACATTGTCTCCTGTTCCACATTATTCACTTATCGTCAAGCATCTTGCTCACTTCCAATCACTGAACTTTGACTTTTCTGAGGAAGCTTTCCCAAGAGGTGATATGATCAAGCTTCGAGAT GAGATTCTTCTAAAATCCAccaagtttgaatattttacttGTGAAAGAGTGAAATTTGATGCGACACTGCTCGTTAGAGTTTTTAAGCCACGCTCACCTCCAAGTGGTTCAACTGGATCAATTGTTTATAAATCTAGAAATGAAACATTCGACATTGCTTTTCATCCTGATGGTTTCAGTATCAAGAAGAGAATTGCCTCGCAACATTGA
- the C06H5.14 gene encoding FIP (Fungus-Induced Protein) Related (Partially confirmed by transcript evidence) — MDTSFNTNFIFYLLVLIACVANFGFCQNTQNAASNIIGHATGAHGGATGAARGAVKSVGNRWDPDD; from the coding sequence ATGGACACATCATTCAACACGAATTTCATCTTCTACCTTCTTGTACTCATCGCCTGTGTTGCAAACTTCGGGTTCTGCCAGAACACTCAGAATGCGGCCTCTAATATTATCGGACACGCAACAGGAGCTCATGGAGGCGCCACTGGCGCTGCTCGAGGTGCTGTGAAAAGTGTTGGAAATCGTTGGGATCCAGATGATTAG
- the dcar-1 gene encoding G-protein coupled receptors family 1 profile domain-containing protein (Confirmed by transcript evidence) gives MSANQRTDCFFNLTTPERIDLFRRRQALRVEHVFRTFYGWAMLPLAICGAIATIVFIICCYKAIKTRRVSRKCYALLMNRAIGDALTCCSALVTCTYVLTWHDINRDMVVVIESFFIGSFWSAMVSYCSLSVLKLFAVWKPFHYRKWFTMRRCVNLMIISWTILVLMVSYTLAVSALVKIPDLNAWSGCKAETCLRNMYRSRNLMTASVYCFTIIVFVVTCFFIRKAQNFSNSFKKREKDGGGRIRMVRFPLWKLALNVGTFAILMVPYAIWCIGLVLNPYPCLFQRNYAEMMRLLGCIRLFLVIRCILDPLLAFFTDFQLRRGLLEIFGQQRRVGDQRSTFKQSYSSSSADQNSVIDRSTRSQTVTTIASSLPSTKDKKSASFGGLEVDRKVERF, from the exons ATGAGTGCAAACCAACGTACAGATTGCTTCTTCAATCTGACAACACCCGAACGCATCGACCTTTTTCGG CGTCGCCAAGCTCTTCGGGTGGAGCATGTATTCCGTACTTTCTATGGATGGGCAATGCTTCCATTAGCCATATGTGGAGCAATTGCCACTATTGTATTCATTATTTGTTGTTATAAG GCGATAAAAACCCGGCGTGTATCTCGAAAATGTTATGCTCTTCTCATGAATCGTGCAATCGGAGATGCTCTCACGTGTTGTTCGGCGTTGGTGACGTGTACATATGTGCTGACTTGGCATGACATAAA CCGCGACATGGTGGTAGTCATCGAGTCGTTTTTCATCGGAAGTTTCTGGTCAGCAATGGTGTCCTATTGTTCCTTATCCGTACTGAAATTGTTTGCCGTGTGGAAACCGTTTCATTACAGAAAATGGTTCACAATGCGGAGATGTGTCAATTTGATGATTATTAG CTGGACAATACTTGTACTAATGGTCAGCTACACGTTAGCCGTCTCCGCGCTGGTGAAAATCCCGGATCTAAACGCATGGTCAGGGTGTAAAGCAGAGACATGTCTCAGGAATATGTATCGGTCGAGAAATCTGATGACTGCTTCTGTCTACTGTTTCACTATTATTGTATTCGTGGTCACGTGCTTCTTCATACGAAAAGCTCAGAATTTCAGTAATTCGTTTAAAAAGCGGGAGAAAGACGGTGGCGGACGGATTCGGATGGTGAGATTCCCGTTGTGGAAGCTTGCGCTGAATGTTGGAACTTTTGCGATTTTGATGGTTCCCTACGCTATTTG GTGCATTGGCTTGGTACTGAACCCGTACCCATGTCTTTTCCAACGGAATTACGCGGAAATGATGCGACTCCTCGGATGTATCCGTCTGTTTCTGGTGATTCGGTGCATTTTGGATCCTCTTTTGGCGTTCTTCACAGATTTCCAG ctCCGTCGTGGTCTCCTGGAGATATTCGGTCAACAAAGAAGAGTCGGCGACCAGCGAAGCACTTTCAAGCAGTCGTACAGTTCATCAAGCGCCGATCAAAACTCTGTGATCGATCGATCAACTCGAAGTCAGACGGTCACCACTATTGCCAGCTCCTTACCATCCACCAAAGACAAAAAATCGGCGAGTTTTGGTGGTTTAGAGGTTGATCGGAAGGTTGAACGATTctaa
- the C06H5.8 gene encoding Cucumopine_C domain-containing protein (Confirmed by transcript evidence) — protein sequence MNIYHEDANPQGIYISYAQRFLQVGKLINASFPVPYLPLINDEESGALKGLLKWVLTTEREIFTASHNPEEYKKLVEMTMAGAEQVRDEMKATGMGYGIVRPGDPSYWLGQLLSHLMKLSRHSADVAFADKILYVTCGMMNLPGPLYVPRAVIDQSPRGKTAEMREYTCFQLLRRIFPCPWADGRLYITAELILFGNNLEQAIWLSARNTQEYLDCLDNTKTHIQGILRAENDELTGRMPEFPITEPFLMHTSDHGEPQEEFA from the exons ATGAACATTTACCACGAAGATGCAAACCCCCAGGGAATCTACATAAGCTATGCACAACGGTTTCTACAAGTGGGTAAACTAATCAATGCATCATTCCCAGTTCCATATCTCCCATTGATTAATGATGAAGAAAGTGGTGCTTTAAAAGGACTGTTGAAATGGGTGCTCACAACTGAAAGAGAAATATTCACAGCTTCACATAATCCAGAAGAATACAAAAAGTTGGTTGAAATGACGATGGCCGGTGCGGAGCAAGTCAGAGATGAGATGAAGGCCACTGGGATGGGATATGGAATTGTTAGGCCGGGAG atccgAGCTACTGGTTGGGCCAACTATTATCCCATCTTATGAAATTATCCAGACACAGTGCTGACGTGGCATTCGCCGACAAGATTCTCTACGTGACATGCGGAATGATGAATCTTCCCGGACCTCTCTACGTACCGCGCGCAGTCATAGATCAGTCTCCACGTGGCAAAACGGCTGAAATGCGGGAGTACACGTGCTTCCAACTGCTCCGACGAATATTTCCGTGTCCTTGGGCCGATGGGAGACTTTATATCACTGCAGAACTAATTCTATTCGGGAATAATCTCGAACAGGCAATTTGGCTTAGTGCCAGGAACACGCAGGAGTACTTGGATTGTTTAGACAACACAAAAACTCATATTCAAGGGATTTTGAGAGCCGAAAATGATGAATTGACGGGGAGAATGCCAG aatttccaatCACCGAACCATTTTTGATGCATACCAGCGATCATGGGGAACCCCAGGAAGAATTcgcctga
- the C06H5.8 gene encoding Cucumopine_C domain-containing protein (Confirmed by transcript evidence), with translation MKLSRHSADVAFADKILYVTCGMMNLPGPLYVPRAVIDQSPRGKTAEMREYTCFQLLRRIFPCPWADGRLYITAELILFGNNLEQAIWLSARNTQEYLDCLDNTKTHIQGILRAENDELTGRMPEFPITEPFLMHTSDHGEPQEEFA, from the exons ATGAAATTATCCAGACACAGTGCTGACGTGGCATTCGCCGACAAGATTCTCTACGTGACATGCGGAATGATGAATCTTCCCGGACCTCTCTACGTACCGCGCGCAGTCATAGATCAGTCTCCACGTGGCAAAACGGCTGAAATGCGGGAGTACACGTGCTTCCAACTGCTCCGACGAATATTTCCGTGTCCTTGGGCCGATGGGAGACTTTATATCACTGCAGAACTAATTCTATTCGGGAATAATCTCGAACAGGCAATTTGGCTTAGTGCCAGGAACACGCAGGAGTACTTGGATTGTTTAGACAACACAAAAACTCATATTCAAGGGATTTTGAGAGCCGAAAATGATGAATTGACGGGGAGAATGCCAG aatttccaatCACCGAACCATTTTTGATGCATACCAGCGATCATGGGGAACCCCAGGAAGAATTcgcctga
- the E01B7.2 gene encoding uncharacterized protein (Confirmed by transcript evidence), giving the protein MGLETTEKRGKVKLTSQKFKLGPHDWQKDVTLEDRMKNVQKIVNTFYCTKSGPHPRRIDELMWFSREMEIIFYSRADNRYLYDGGIESMIQSMQIAINRDPYLTKIRQMNEIPSTEHLEKLFTFSAPREKLEDDELLAKGAEIIKLITNDRFEIHDLNIEPQPIQPILAEKKRKQLRNGPNNRKIVMARYSKRPETEERTMIIEMPNFQEK; this is encoded by the exons ATGGGTCTTGAAACGACGGAAAAGCGTGGAAAAGTGAAGTTAACgtcgcaaaaattcaaattaggcCCTCACGACTGGCAAAAAGACGTAACACTGGAGGAtcgaatgaaaaatgttcagaagaTTGTTAACACATTTTATTGCACAAAATCCGGGCCCCATCCGAGGAGAATTGACGAATTAATGTGGTTTTCGCGGGAAATGGAGATCATTTTCTATTCTCGGGCGGATAATCGATATTTATATGATGGAGGAATTGAATCAATGATACAATCTATGCAAATTGCTATAAATCGGGACCCTTATCTCacaaaaattcgacaaatgaATG aaattccatCAACTGAACACCTCGAGAagcttttcacattttcagcaccACGTGAGAAGCTTGAAGACGATGAATTACTGGCAAAAGGAGcagaaattatcaaattaattACAAATGATCGTTTTGAAATTCACGATTTAAATATTGAACCACAACCGATTCAACCGATTTTG gcggaaaaaaagcgaaaacaGCTTCGAAATGGTCCAAATAATCGGAAAATCGTGATGGCTCGATATTCGAAACGACCGGAAACCGAGGAACGAACAATGATCAttgaaatgccaaattttcaagaaaaatga